GGGCGACCGCGTTCTGCAACGCCACGGCTCGCGCCAGGCGCGCGTAGCGCAGCTCCTGCTCGCGGAAGCGGGTCCACGTGGAGATCGTGGTGAAGAAGAAGGCCACGATGAGCACGTAGAGCATGAGGTCGGTGCCGCGGTCCACGCCGAGCCAGTTGGCCACGACGGTGACGTCGTCGGGGCGCAGAATCGCCCAGATGGCGGCGAGAACGAGGGCGAAGAAGCCGACCTTGACCCACGCCTTTGCGTTCGCCTTGCGGCGGTTGGCAAAGAAGTACAGGGCGAGGAGGAACGCTGCAAGCAGCAGGAGGATCTGGATCACGGGAGTCTCCTTGCGACGAAGCCGTCGGCCAGAATGTTGATCCCGTTGATGAGAGACTGGCCCTTGCTCATGGAGTATTCGGTGTAGAGGATGTCCACGGGCTCCTCGGAGACGCGCCAGTTGCGGTCGTCGATCATGGCGACGATCTCGGAGGCGTGGGACATGCCGTTCATTCGAATGTTCATCTCGTCGGCGACTTTTTTGTTAAAGGCGCGGAGGCCGTTGTGGGCGTCGGACAGCCCGAGGCGGCGCGTGCGGGGGGAGAGGAAGACGACGGTCTTGAGCACCACGCGCTTGATCCACGGCACCTGGGAGTTGTCCTGCCCGGCGAAGCGGGTGCCCACGACGATGTCGAGGGGCTCCTCGCGTAGCCGGGCGACCATGCGCACGACGTCTTTGACTTGGTGCTGGCCGTCGGCGTCGAAGGTGACAAAGTAGCGCGCCCCCGGCTGCGAGCGCGCGTACTCGATGCCCGTCTGCAGCGCGGCGCCCTGCCCGAGGTTGACGGGGTGGTTGACCAGGTGGGCGCCCGCGGCGCGGATCGCCGCGGCGGAGTTGTCCTTGGAGCCATCGTTGACGGCGACGACGTTCGGGAAAGTCGCCCGCGCGTTTTCGAGCACCGACTGGATCACCGGCCCCTCGTTGAAACAGGGGACGATCAGCCAGGTGTCTGAGTAATCCTGAATCTCGTTCATGGCACCGATTAGGTTACCCCGCGCGGTGGAAAAGTTTGGCGTACACGCGCGTCAGAACCGCTGTGGGCAAAAGCCGGTAGGCCGTGCGGACGGCCAGGTTAGCGCGGGAGCGCCACGGCCCGATCAGGCCGTAGCGAACCAGGTTGGCCTGCATCTGCCGCTCGGCGGCGAACATCCCCCGGCCGGTGCGGCGCGCGAACTGAGCGGGGCTGACGCGGAAGTGCGTCAGCGGCTCGGGCAGGTTGTGCAGCGCGTAGCCCGCGGCGATGAGCCGCGCCCACAGGTCGTAGTCCTCCATGAAGTGCACGCCCCTGTACCCGCCGGCGGCGGTGACGTCGGCGGTGCGCAGCATGACGGAGGGGTGGTTGAGCGGCGAGTTGATCAGCGCGTAACGCGCGAGCTCGGCGTGGTGCTCGGGCAGCGCCCGCACCCGCAGCGCGGCGGGGTCGCCCAGCTCGGCCTCGTGCTGGAACTCGGTCACGGCCGAACCCAGGGCGGCGACCTCGGGGTGGGCCTCCATGAACTCCAGCTGTTTCTCCAGCCGCTGCGGGTAGGCGGCGTCGTCGGTGTCGAGGCGCAGCACATAGTCGGAGTCGATGGACTCCAGCCCCGCCTGAAGCGCGGGGCCGAGGCCGCCGTTGCGTTCGAGCGCGACCACGCGCACCGCGTCGCCGTAGCCCCGGACGGTCGAGGCGACCTCGTCGGAGACGGGCCCGTCGAAGACGAGGACGATCTCGTCGGCGGGGCGGGTCTGGGCGAGCAAAGAGTCGAGCGCGGTGCGCAGCTCGTCGGCGGGGGTGCCGCGATAGGCGGACAGGAGAGCGGAAACGGTGGCCACGGCGGCTAATCCTAGTCCCGTGCGGCGTCGATGAGGTAGCGCCCGTACCCGGATTTCAGCATCGTCTCGCCGAGCTGGCGCAGGTATTCCCGGGAGATGAACCCCTCGCGGTAGGCCGCGACCTCGGGGGAGCCGATGACGGTCCCGGTGCGTTTCTGGATGACCTCGACGTACGAGCTCGCCTCGCTCATGGAGTCGATGGTGCCGGTGTCGAGCCACACGTCGCCGCGGTGGAGCCGGTGCACCGTGAGGGCGCCGCGGCGCAGGTAGGCCTCGTTGACCGAGGTGATCTCCAGTTCGCCGCGCGCCGAGGGGGTGATGCGGCGGGCGATGTCGACCACGCTGTTGTCGTAGAAGTACAGGCCCACCACCGCGAAGGGGGACTTTGGGTGCTCGGGTTTTTCCTCGATCGACAGGGCCGTGCCGGAGTCGTCGAACTCCACCACGCCGTAGCGCTGCGGGTCGGAGACCTCGTAGGCGAAGATGGCGCCGCCCTCGATGTCGCGGACCTGCCCGAGCACCTCCGTCAGACCGGAGCCGTCAAAAATGTTGTCGCCGAGCACGAGGGCCACGGAATCCTCGCCGATGAAATCCTCGCCGATGACGAAGGCCTGGGCCAGGCCGTCGGGCGAGGGCTGCACGGCGTAGTCCAGCATGACGCCGAACTGGGAGCCGTCGCCGAGGAGGCGTCGAAAAGTGGGGGCGTCCTCGGGGGTGGTGATGACGAGGATCTCGCGGATGCCGGCGCTGATGAGGGTGCTCAGCGGGTAGTAGATCATCGGCTTGTCGTAGATGGGCATGAGCTGCTTGGATATGCCCTTGGTGATGGGGTAGAGCCGCGTGCCCGAGCCGCCCGCCAGGATGATGCCTTTCACGGTTTAGGCCCCCCGAAGCGCGAGGTAGATGGCCAGCGCGGCGCGCCAGTGCGAGGGCGTGAAGCCCGTTGCCGTGATCTTGTCCAGGCTGAGCGTCGATTCCGCCGGGCGCGGCGCCTCCGGTCCAGCGAGGGCGGCGTACTGCGCGGTGGTCACCGGGTGCACGTCCGCCGGGTCGCCGCCGAGCCCGGCGAAGACGGCCATGGCGATCTCGTCGCGCCCGGCGGGATCGCCCGCGGAGGTGATGTTGTACACCCCGTACTCGGCGCCCGTGGCCAGAAGGTGCGCGATGCCCTTGGCAAGGTCCTCGGCGTGGGTGGGGCGGCCGCGCTGGTCCATGATCACGCTGGGCTGCACGCCGCGTTCGTAGAGGCGCGCCATGGATTCCATGAAGTTCTCGCCCTCGCCGAAGACCCAGGAGGTGCGGATGACGTAGTGGCGCGGCGTGGCCCGTGCCGCGGTTTCGCCCGCGCTTTTCGACGCCCCATAGGCGCTTAAGGGCGACGGGAGCTCGTCCTCGGAGTGCTCTGTATGTAACCCATCGAAGACGTAGTCGCTGGAGACGTGCACCAGGGTCAGGTCGTGCTCGGAGGCGATGCGGGCGAGTCCGGCGACCGCGTCCGCGTTGACTGCCCAGGCTGCGTGCCTCTCGGTTTCCGCCCCGTTGACGTCGTTGTAGGCGGCGCAGTTGATGATCGCCCGGTACTCGTTCCAATTCCGCTCCGGGGGAGCGGTGATGTCGAACTCCGCCCGGGTGCAAAACTCCGCCTCGCGCTCGGAGTACACCTTGCGTAGCGCACGGCCGAGCTGGCCGTTCGCGCCGGTGATGAGGATTTTGCGGGGTGGCACGGTGGGGGCGCAGGCAAGCGGCGGATGCTTCTTATCCGCCTCGGAGAGCTCGGCGGGCTCGAGCGGCCAGTCGATCTCGCGGTAGGAGCAGTAGGCGTACGCGCCGTTGGGGTTGTAGCGGGCGTTGACCAGGTAGGTGTACGTGGTTGCGTCCTCAAGAGCCTGGAAGCCGTTGGCCACCCCGCGCGGGACGAACACGGCGGTGTCGGGGCCGATCTCGGTGCCCCAGGTCGCGCCGTAGGTGGGCGAGCCCCCGCGCATGTCCACCCACGCGCCGTAGGCGCGCCCGGAGGCGACGGAGACCCACTTGTCCCACGGCTCGGCGTGCATGCCGCGGGTCGCGCCGCGCCGGGCGTTGAAGGAGACGTTGTTCTGCGCCGGGCGCAGACGCTGGCCGGACCAGTTCTCCTTGAACCAGCCGCGGTTGTCCTCGTGGAGGGTCAGGGGGTGGATTTCCAGGCCGTTGATGGGGGTAGGGCTCATGGGGATCAAGTGTAGGCGGGGTGGAAGGTTCTTCCCGGATGTGAGGAAGTGTGCCGGGGGAAAGAAATATTCCCGGTTGCCGAGCGAAGTTGCCGGGGGTGTCTTAGTATTTCGGATGTCCAAAGGTTTCGTAGAGAAGCGTTGTTATTTACTGTGTGTGAGGTGGTGTGCCGTGAGGCTCGGTGCACGGGTTACGGCTGTTGTCGCTGGCGCTGTGATGGTGTGTGCAATGACGGTGGCTACCGCCTCGGCCGCAGTGTTCCACGGCTACTGGATCGGCGGGAGAATTGAGGAGACCTACCACCGGCTTGGTGGATGGGGCAGGTTCGGGGATGCCACCACACCGGAGAGTGTGGCTGCATGGAACGGTCGTTTCCAGGTCTTCCAACGCGACGCCTCCATCTACTGGCACCCCAACGTCGACAACGGCACCGCCCACCAGGTGGGTGGACGCATCCGCGACAAATGGGGCGATCTCGGGTGGGAAAACGCCGCACTGGGCTACCCCGTAACCGATGAGTTGAAAACACCTGACGGTGTGGGCCGGTTCAACCACTTCCAGGGCGGATCAATCTACTGGTCGCCGAACACCGACGCGCACCAGATCTGGGGTGGAATTCGTGATAAGTGGGCGGCCCAAGGGTGGGAGACTGGCCCGCTAGGCTATCCCACCACCGATGAGTTGACAACCCCGGACGGAAAAGGCAAGTACAACCACTTTCAGAACGGATCGATCTACTAATCGATCTACTACTCGCCTGCTGGCGGGGTACACACTGTTAGCGGGAAGATTCGCGACTTTTGGGCCAAAGCCGGCTGGGAGAAAAGCCCCCTCGGATTCCCGTCGTCGGATCCGTACACCGCCGGCGGCGGGATAAAACAAAACTTCATCGGTGGTTCCATCCAAGCATTCGAACCCACCAATCTAGCCCTGGAAAAGTTCGACAACAAGGCTTACTCCAGCTACCGGCAGGTCTACCCCCTTTTCGCAAAAGAAGACCTTCCTCGCTGGCACACCGCGAACTGATTCAGAACATGGACAAGTACTTCCCGTTAACGGGGTGTCCGAAAGAAATCACCCAGGGCGCGGTATGCACCGTTACCGGTGTCGGTGGGCGCAGCGGAAAAGTCACCGTTGACCGCATCTCGGATACCGGATTCACCTTAAAAACAGCCGCCGACCACCCCGAGGGAGCTGGTCGCCTGCTGACCATCCGTTTCGACGAGGTCACCGCCCCACCGGCGGATGAGAAGGGCCCGACCCCGGGAAAGTGGACACAGGGAATTGAACTTATGCGGTCAGGGTGAGTTTACCGCAGGTGCGGTTTTCGAACTCGATGGGCGAGAGATAATCGCACCATGAGTGTCTGCGCTTCTGGTTGTAGCGCACACACCACGCGAAGACGTCCCGTCTGGCGTGCAGCATCGAGTCGAAGCATTTTTCGGTTGTGCAGCACCTCGCGTTTCAATGTCGCGTTGAACGACTCCGCCAGCGCGTTGTCTGCGCTGGTTCCCACCGCCCCCATCGATTGGGTCACCCCTAACATCGTGCATCGTGAGCGAAATGCCTTCGAGGTATAGACACTGCCGTGATCTGAATGAAAAATCGCTCCTTTCAGACTGCCCCGGGCGCGCCGCGCTGAGTCCAACGCATCGATAACCAGATCGACGCGCATGTGGCAAGCAATAGAAAATCCCACCAGCCTGCGGGAATAACAATCGATCACGGTGGCAAGATACATATTGCCGCCACCGGATACCGGCAGGTAGGTAATGTCGCCGACAAGCACGCGATTCGGCGCCGGGGCATGAAACTGCCTGCGAACAAGATCCGAAAAAGACACTGCGGCCAGCATCTGCCACGGTGGTGCGCACGCGACGTTTCTTCGTCAAACCCCTGGATGCCCATGGCCTTCATGATGCGTGCAACGCGTTTGTGATTGACCACCTCATGCGCCCCCGAATCAGAATCGTTCAACACCGCGGCGATGCGCTTGGCTCCGTAGAGTCCGTGTTCGTCGGTGAACACAGTGCGGATACGAGCACCAAGAACAGCATCGTCAACAACCCTGCTGACGGCGCGCGGCCTGCGTCTTTTTCCACTTGTAATAGGAAGATCGCTGCACCTTCAGCACGTCGCACATCCGTGTGAGCGAAAACTCGGTGCGATGGTCCCAGATGAACGTGAAGCGGATCACAAGCCCATCTCTTTCGCAAAATACTGCGCCGCCTTGCGAAGGATATCTCGCTCTTCTTGAAGAAGCCGGTTTTGCTTCTCGAGCTGTCGGATCCGCTCTGAATCCGATGCTTTTTGTTGCGCGGGCTTTTTTGCCCGTGCCGTAGCGCGTAACCCAGGCAGCGAGACTGCCACGGTTAACACCGAGATCATGAGCAACCGAGTTAAGAGACACACCGTCTGTGTCTTCATACATCGCGACCGCGTCGCGCTTGAACTCCTCAGAGTAGGACTTACGAGGCATGGACTGAGACTACCTTCCTCCGGCTATCAACCGGGGCTAGCCTATGTCCACCAACAGGGGGTCAGGTCCTCCCTGGCGCTCATCCGCGCACGCGCAGGCGAACACCATGCCCGAATACGGCAGCGAGGCGACAAAGATGCTGACCTTCGAGCCTTGTCCGCCGGTGGGGTCAAACAACCGCATCTTCGTGCCTGCCCAGTCCACCTGCATCGTATGGCCCGGGGCATGGGTGATCCTGGCGGTCAGCCCGGCTGCATCAACGTGTTGAGCCACAAGTTGACGAAACCGCTCGTAGCTGTAGTACCGCTGGCCTGTGCCCCCAGGTTGTGCGGTGTAGCGGCCCCACAGCACCTGCAGGGTCACCTTGTTGCGCCCGGTGCGCGCTTTGGCGACAGCGTCGAAATCGATCGGGACGAAATCCCCCTGAGCATGGCTGCGCCCGTCGACGAACCAGTCCGCCAGCTCATGATCCGCAACCCCACGAAGTTGCTCACGGGTTGTGATGTTGTGTTCCACCAGCGAATCGCGAGCCTTTTGCACGGTGGTGTGCGAGCACCGCGAACTCGAACAGATTTGGCGGACAGACCAGCCTTTCAGCACTTGATCCATTACCGCCCGGTAGTCAGTCACAATCAGACTCCTCTGGTAACGCCGCGTGCCCTGAAGTCACGCGGTCACCAGAATCCTCCCCCGAACTGTTACTGGATACTCACCAATGCGTTACTCGATACTCACCACGGTGTTACTAGATACGACCGCGCAACACGATGGCTGTATGGTCGTGTTTCTCATCTGGGGTGGTCGGGGAACGTCCTTGTTCAGAGCTCGTTGAGCATCTGCTCCATCTCGGCGATCTCGGCCTCCTGATCTTCAATGACCTGCTCAGCCAGAGCGATGGCCTGCGGGTTCTGGCCATCAGTGACCTCATCGCGGGCCATATCGACGGCGCCCTCATGGTGGGCGGTCATCTGCTCAAGGTATAGCCGGGCAGCCTCGGTGCCCTGGGCGTCCTCGAGGGCTGTCATGTCCTCCTCGCTCATCATTCCACTCATCCCGCCATGGTCCATCTCACCCATATCACCGGTGACCGGATCTTCTTCCCAGGTCTCGAGCATGGTATTCATCCGGTCGATCTCCGGGCCCTGGGCATCGATAACACCCTGGGCGAACTCGATGACCTCGGCCGGGATATCGTCCTTGGCCAGGAGGATTTCACTCATCTCCACGGCCTGTTGGTGATGCGGGATCATCATCTGCGCGAACATGATGTCCGCGTCATTGTGCTCG
This is a stretch of genomic DNA from Corynebacterium auris. It encodes these proteins:
- a CDS encoding glycosyltransferase family 2 protein, translating into MNEIQDYSDTWLIVPCFNEGPVIQSVLENARATFPNVVAVNDGSKDNSAAAIRAAGAHLVNHPVNLGQGAALQTGIEYARSQPGARYFVTFDADGQHQVKDVVRMVARLREEPLDIVVGTRFAGQDNSQVPWIKRVVLKTVVFLSPRTRRLGLSDAHNGLRAFNKKVADEMNIRMNGMSHASEIVAMIDDRNWRVSEEPVDILYTEYSMSKGQSLINGINILADGFVARRLP
- a CDS encoding DUF2304 domain-containing protein is translated as MIQILLLLAAFLLALYFFANRRKANAKAWVKVGFFALVLAAIWAILRPDDVTVVANWLGVDRGTDLMLYVLIVAFFFTTISTWTRFREQELRYARLARAVALQNAVAPESRTP
- a CDS encoding glycosyltransferase encodes the protein MATVSALLSAYRGTPADELRTALDSLLAQTRPADEIVLVFDGPVSDEVASTVRGYGDAVRVVALERNGGLGPALQAGLESIDSDYVLRLDTDDAAYPQRLEKQLEFMEAHPEVAALGSAVTEFQHEAELGDPAALRVRALPEHHAELARYALINSPLNHPSVMLRTADVTAAGGYRGVHFMEDYDLWARLIAAGYALHNLPEPLTHFRVSPAQFARRTGRGMFAAERQMQANLVRYGLIGPWRSRANLAVRTAYRLLPTAVLTRVYAKLFHRAG
- the rfbA gene encoding glucose-1-phosphate thymidylyltransferase RfbA, with product MKGIILAGGSGTRLYPITKGISKQLMPIYDKPMIYYPLSTLISAGIREILVITTPEDAPTFRRLLGDGSQFGVMLDYAVQPSPDGLAQAFVIGEDFIGEDSVALVLGDNIFDGSGLTEVLGQVRDIEGGAIFAYEVSDPQRYGVVEFDDSGTALSIEEKPEHPKSPFAVVGLYFYDNSVVDIARRITPSARGELEITSVNEAYLRRGALTVHRLHRGDVWLDTGTIDSMSEASSYVEVIQKRTGTVIGSPEVAAYREGFISREYLRQLGETMLKSGYGRYLIDAARD
- a CDS encoding DUF305 domain-containing protein, encoding MKRTITIAALALTSILVLSACADNTEGENTDTTTIATTSAPDTTETTGATTDPETETGAAGEVSAEHNDADIMFAQMMIPHHQQAVEMSEILLAKDDIPAEVIEFAQGVIDAQGPEIDRMNTMLETWEEDPVTGDMGEMDHGGMSGMMSEEDMTALEDAQGTEAARLYLEQMTAHHEGAVDMARDEVTDGQNPQAIALAEQVIEDQEAEIAEMEQMLNEL
- a CDS encoding sugar nucleotide-binding protein encodes the protein MSPTPINGLEIHPLTLHEDNRGWFKENWSGQRLRPAQNNVSFNARRGATRGMHAEPWDKWVSVASGRAYGAWVDMRGGSPTYGATWGTEIGPDTAVFVPRGVANGFQALEDATTYTYLVNARYNPNGAYAYCSYREIDWPLEPAELSEADKKHPPLACAPTVPPRKILITGANGQLGRALRKVYSEREAEFCTRAEFDITAPPERNWNEYRAIINCAAYNDVNGAETERHAAWAVNADAVAGLARIASEHDLTLVHVSSDYVFDGLHTEHSEDELPSPLSAYGASKSAGETAARATPRHYVIRTSWVFGEGENFMESMARLYERGVQPSVIMDQRGRPTHAEDLAKGIAHLLATGAEYGVYNITSAGDPAGRDEIAMAVFAGLGGDPADVHPVTTAQYAALAGPEAPRPAESTLSLDKITATGFTPSHWRAALAIYLALRGA